Proteins encoded in a region of the Populus nigra chromosome 3, ddPopNigr1.1, whole genome shotgun sequence genome:
- the LOC133689000 gene encoding two-component response regulator ARR12-like translates to MMAVDDQRGGNSVNEKKFPVGMRILAVDDDPICLKVLENLLRKCQYEVTTTNQAVTALEMLRENRNKYDLVISDVNMPDMDGFKLLELVGLEMDLPVIMLSSYGDKEFVYKGVTHGAVDYLLKPVRMEELKNIWQHVIRRKKWYPEDQNRSPNQDKGDDGAGEGEKGVTSTGSEDQNEKLNRKRKDQDEEDEEEGEDGNDNEVSGNQKKPRVVWSVDLHQKFVSAVNQMGLDKAVPKKILDLMNVDGLTRENVASHLQKFRLYLKRLSGGGNQQGNMVSAFGAKDSSYLRMSSVDGFGDFRSMHGPGRLSTTSLSSYPSGTFLGRLNSPGGLTLQGIASSGLLQPGLLPTNQGTNLFQGISSALEPKQLQMKSINHIGEFNHKGDTAGFTLASCFPDVKVSIGSLSNTISSATSSPPILQVNPQQNQSRGSLVTQSSLSMPSLNQESFDVGVQGSSNFMDHSRCDDNWQGAVQLSTFPSLPIGEPFRHDRSPSSTLRGNISSTTSHIVNSPIDFSSTGSLTAPLEDSRVDMQGQTDFIGNIFQNTTNYISKNRWEENSQNYNPGLNASFGAMNSLVSGNGSIGALNQSMDQRKRFGASMIGQSNSGTLSMFQHPDVENFALDPKMRSNEDVILEQAKSQNGFVQNNYESMDDIMNAMIKQDQNDGSLMDGEFRFGSFSPGSCM, encoded by the exons ATGATGGCTGTAGACGACCAAAGGGGTGGTAATTCAgttaatgaaaaaaagtttCCTGTTGGAATGCGTATTCTAGCTGTTGATGATGACCCAATTTGCCTCAAAGTTTTGGAGAATTTGCTTCGTAAATGCCAGTATGAGG TTACAACTACCAATCAAGCAGTCACTGCTCTGGAAATGTTGAGAGAAAACAGAAACAAGTATGACTTGGTTATCAGTGACGTTAACATGCCAGACATGGATGGCTTTAAGCTCCTTGAACTCGTGGGGCTCGAAATGGACCTACCTGTCATAA TGTTATCATCTTATGGTGATAAAGAGTTCGTATACAAGGGCGTTACACATGGTGCTGTTGACTATTTGCTAAAACCTGTTCGAATGGAGGAGCTCAAAAACATATGGCAACATGTAATCAGGAGAAAGAAATGGTATCCCGAGGACCAAAACAGGTCCCCAAATCAAGACAAGGGTGATGACGGAGCTGGAGAAGGGGAAAAAGGAGTGACATCAACTGGTAGtgaagatcaaaatgaaaaactaaataggaaacGTAAGGACCAAGACGAAGAGGATGAAGAAGAGGGTGAAGATGGAAATGATAATGAGGTATCTGGGAATCAGAAGAAGCCTCGAGTTGTCTGGTCTGTTGATTTGCATCAGAAGTTTGTCTCTGCTGTTAATCAAATGGGTCTTGACA AGGCTGTTCCAAAGAAAATACTTGACCTGATGAATGTTGACGGGCTTACAAGGGAAAACGTGGCAAGTCACTTGCAG AAATTTAGGCTTTACCTGAAAAGACTAAGTGGTGGAGGAAACCAGCAAGGCAACATGGTTTCTGCATTCGGTGCTAAAGACTCATCTTACTTGCGAATGAGTTCAGTTGATGGATTTGGAGATTTTCGCTCTATGCATGGACCAGGAAGGCTTTCAACCACTTCTCTTTCATCATATCCATCTGGGACTTTTCTTGGTAGATTGAACTCTCCTGGGGGTTTAACCTTACAGGGAATAGCTTCTTCTGGGCTGCTCCAGCCAGGTCTCTTACCAACAAACCAGGGTACAAATTTATTTCAAGGGATTTCATCAGCACTGGAGCCCAAGCAACTACAAATGAAGTCCATTAACCATATTGGAGAGTTTAATCACAAAGGTGATACAGCAGGTTTTACACTTGCAAGTTGCTTCCCGGATGTCAAAGTGTCTATTGGTAGCTTGAGCAACACCATATCTAGTGCCACCAGCAGCCCTCCGATATTACAAGTGAACCCACAACAAAATCAGAGTAGAGGATCATTGGTGACTCAATCTTCTCTAAGCATGCCTTCGTTGAATCAGGAGTCTTTTGATGTTGGTGTCCAGGGCTCTTCAAATTTTATGGATCATAGTAGATGTGATGATAACTGGCAGGGTGCAGTTCAGTTGTCCACTTTTCCGTCTTTGCCAATTGGTGAACCTTTCCGGCATGATCGATCACCTTCCAGTACCTTGAGAGGCAATATATCTTCCACTACCTCTCACATTGTTAATAGCCCCATTGATTTTTCCTCTACGGGTTCTCTCACAGCACCTTTAGAAGATTCCAGAGTAGACATGCAAGGACAAACAGACTTTATTGGTAATATTTTTCAGAATACAACAAATTACATTTCAAAGAACAGATGGGAAGAAAATAGCCAAAACTATAATCCTGGTCTAAATGCTTCATTCGGTGCCATGAATTCCCTGGTTTCTGGCAATGGTTCCATTGGTGCATTGAACCAGAGTATGGACCAAAGGAAAAGGTTTGGCGCATCTATGATTGGTCAATCAAACAGTGGGACTCTATCCATGTTTCAGCATCCTGATGTTGAGAATTTTGCTTTGGACCCAAAAATGAGGTCTAACGAGGATGTTATCTTGGAGCAAGCAAAGTCCCAGAATGGTTTCGTTCAAAATAATTATGAGTCTATGGATGATATAATGAATGCAATGATCAAACAG GATCAAAATGATGGTTCCTTAATGGATGGAGAATTCAGGTTTGGATCTTTCTCACCTGGATCATGCATGTGA
- the LOC133689001 gene encoding calmodulin-binding protein 60 F-like, translating into MESSRGRRVEKRGYDQSVDDEADNLPESKKAKLPALASVIVEALKVDSLQRLCSSLEPLFRRIVSEEVERALTRLGPAKLAGRSSPPKLPGPEGNNLQLHFRTRMPPHLFTGGKVEGEQGAAIHVVLLDASTGTVVQTGPESAAKLNVVVLEGDFNEEADEDWAMEHFESHEVKEREGKRPLLTGDLQVTLKEGVGTLGEITFTDNSSWIRSRKFRLGVKVAPGYCEGFRVREAKTEAFAVKDHRGELYKKHYPPALHDEVWRLDRIAKDGALHKKLVKAYITTVEDFLRVLIRDPQKLRHILGSGMSNKMWENTVEHAKTCVLGGKLYVYYADGNHSTGVVFNNIYELRGLISDGQFLSLESLNDNQKVSVDSLVRQAYENWHQVVEYDGKVLNSLDSNNRGKGASTAPLVENSYERNDYITSAQNKQQFDPSEPSPQHQAINNHPSVPQLIEFPFVRSDQNAVMTLNNINNPQAALSGSVDYMSVGTPSVGGVYFPGDWSRTRNENGLEDFFAEEIRLRSSEMLESDDMQRLLKTFGVGGVGMGPGFGHSDEACYSYSIQAYEPRMNQAYAQERGKGSGKAVVGWLKLKAALRWGIFVRKKAAERRAQLVELD; encoded by the exons ATGGAAAGTTCAAGAGGCAGGAGGGTTGAGAAAAGAGGTTATGATCAGAGTGTTGATGATGAAGCTGACAACCTGCCAGAATCAAAAAAGGCAAAATTGCCTGCTTTAGCAAG TGTAATTGTGGAAGCTTTGAAGGTGGATAGTTTGCAAAGACTTTGCTCATCTTTGGAGCCTTTGTTTCGCAGAATT GTCAGTGAAGAAGTGGAACGTGCTTTGACAAGGTTAGGCCCTGCTAAATTGGCTGGAAG GTCATCACCACCAAAACTTCCAGGCCCAGAAGGAAACAATCTACAACTTCATTTCAGAACAAGAATGCCTCCTCACCTGTTCACAGGAGGGAAAGTTGAGGGGGAGCAAGGGGCAGCTATCCATGTTGTCCTGTTAGATGCAAGTACTGGAACTGTTGTGCAAACTGGACCAGAATCAGCTGCTAAACTGAATGTTGTGGTTCTTGAAGGTGACTTCAATGAGGAAGCTGATGAAGATTGGGCAATGGAGCATTTTGAAAGCCATGAAGTAAAGGAGCGTGAAGGTAAAAGACCACTGCTGACTGGGGATCTACAGGTCACTCTCAAGGAAGGGGTAGGAACTCTCGGAGAAATTACTTTTACTGACAATTCTAGCTGGATAAGGAGCAGAAAGTTCAGGCTTGGTGTTAAGGTTGCTCCTGGATATTGTGAGGGGTTTCGTGTTCGTGAGGCTAAGACAGAGGCATTTGCTGTTAAAGATCACCGAGGAGAAT tATACAAGAAACACTACCCACCAGCTTTACATGATGAAGTTTGGAGATTGGACAGAATAGCGAAGGATGGAGCATTGCACAAAAAGTTGGTAAAGGCTTATATTACAACAGTTGAAGATTTTCTCCGTGTTCTCATTAGAGATCCACAGAAATTAAGACAT ATCCTTGGAAGTGGAATGTCAAATAAGATGTGGGAGAATACAGTTGAGCATGCAAAGACTTGTGTCTTAGGAGGAAAGCTTTATGTTTATTATGCTGATGGTAATCATAGCACTGGTGttgttttcaataatatatatgagcTCAGGGGCCTTATTTCAGATGGGCAGTTCCTCTCATTGGAATCGCTTAACGACAATCAAAAG GTTTCAGTGGATTCCCTggtgagacaagcatatgagaATTGGCATCAAGTTGTAGAATATGATGGCAAAGTCCTGAACTCCCTAGATAGCAATAACAGAGGCAAAGGAGCCTCCACTGCGCCCCTTGTTGAAAACAGCTACGAGAGAAATGACTACATAACATCTGCTCAAAACAAGCAGCAGTTTGATCCTTCTGAACCAAGTCCACAACACCAAGCCATAAATAACCACCCATCAGTCCCTCAGTTGATTGAATTTCCATTTGTTAGGTCTGATCAGAATGCTGTAATGACcctaaataacataaataatccACAAGCAGCATTATCTGGCAGCGTGGATTATATGTCAGTTGGAACTCCTTCTGTTGGGGGTGTTTACTTTCCAGGAGATTGGTCTCGGACAAGGAATGAGAATGGATTGGAAGACTTTTTTGCAGAAGAAATACGGCTAAGGAGTTCAGAGATGTTGGAGAGTGATGACATGCAGAGACTGCTAAAAACATTTGGTGTGGGTGGAGTTGGGATGGGACCTGGTTTTGGCCATTCTGACGAGGCTTGTTACTCTTACAGCATTCAAGCATATGAGCCTCGGATGAATCAAGCATATGCGCAGGAGCGTGGAAAGGGCTCAGGGAAGGCTGTCGTTGGATGGCTTAAGCTGAAAGCAGCTCTACGTTGGGGGATATTTGTAAGGAAGAAAGCTGCAGAGAGAAGAGCTCAGCTTGTTGAGCTTGATTAA
- the LOC133690167 gene encoding uncharacterized protein LOC133690167, whose amino-acid sequence MSRRSGTCMRCCLVFFAVISALGVCGPALYWRFKKTIGFPDSKTSSCPPCICDCPPPLSLLKIAPGLANLSVTDCGSNDPDLKTEMEKQFVDLLTEELKLQEAVAQEHAHHMNITLGEAKRVASQYQREAEKCNAATETCEEARERSEAFLIRERKVTSLWEQRARQLGYEGE is encoded by the exons ATGTCAAGGAGATCAGGGACTTGCATGAGGTGTTGTTTGGTCTTTTTTGCAGTTATTTCAGCTTTAGGTGTGTGTGGTCCTGCTTTATATTGGAGATTCAAGAAGACTATTGGATTTCCTGATTCTAAAACCTCTTCTTGTCCTCCTTGCATCTGTGACTGCCCCCCTCCTTTGTCTCTTCTCAAGATTGCTCCTG GGTTGGCCAACCTTTCAGTCACAG ATTGTGGAAGTAATGACCCCGATCTCAAAACGGAGATGGAGAAGCAATTTGTGGACCTTCTAACAGAGGAGTTGAAATTGCAAGAGGCTGTTGCTCAAGAGCATGCTCATCACATGAACATCACGCTTGGTGAAGCAAAAAGGGTGGCATCCCAATACCAGAGGGAGGCAGAAAAATGCAATGCTGCCACTGAAACATGTGAGGAGGCAAGAGAGCGGTCTGAAGCATTCCTGATCAGAGAGAGGAAAGTTACTTCCTTATGGGAGCAACGGGCCCGTCAACTGGGCTATGAAGGAGAGTAA